The Pseudomonas solani genome segment CGCTCATCGGCGCCGTCGTCGCCCAGGCGCAGGAAGCGGTAGCCGCGCGCGTCCGCCTGCCAGGCGATGGCGCGGCCGTCGGCGCGGGCCTCGTCCTGGGCGGTCTGCAGCAGCAGGGCCAGGCGCTTGGCGTCTTCCCGCAGCAGGCGCGCCGGATCGGGGCGGATGCTCAGGCTGATGGCGGCCGTGGCGATGCCGACGATCACCAGCACCACCATCAGCTCGATCAGGGTGAAGCCCCGTTGCGACCGCCCGGCAACCTCGGGAGGAGGTGAAATAAAACCGTGAAGATCGGCTGCTAGCGTCGGGGCCAGGAATTTTTGGAGGACCGCCGGATGCGCCTTATCAGCCGCTTCAACCCCACCGCATGGGTCCAGGGCGCCGCGCTGGCGGCCACCCTGGCGGGCCTGGTCACCTGGGGGCTGTTGCTGGGGGACCCCACGCCGCAGCAGGCCCAGGCGCGCAGCGAAGCCCCGCAGCCGGTGCCGGCCGCTGCCCACGATGCGGCGCAGTGGTTCGCCAGCCGTGCCAGCCAGCTGGACGTGCGCCTCACCGGGCTGTTCGCCGGGGAGCGCGGCGCCGTGGCCATCCTCGCCATCGACGATGCACCGCCGCGCGCCTTCCTCACCGGCGAAAGCCTGGGCGAAGGCGTGCGCCTGGATGCCATTGAGGGGGACGCGGTGATCATCGCCCGGGGCAGCGAAACCCAGCGCCTGTCCATCGCCCGCCTGCCCGAGGCGCCGCCGCTGCCATCCCTGCGTTGAGTTCACGGCGTCACCTGCAGGCGGTCGCGCGCTACCAGGGTTTCCAGGCGTGCCAGGGGCGGGCCGCCGCGTTCGCGGTCATGCACGCGGATGCTCAGTTGCAGCAGGTCGCCCACGGGGGTGACGCGCTGCTCGCAGCTCAAGCGCAAGCGCCCCTGATCACATTCCAGCACCTTGCGGCCATTGCCCGGCAACCCCTCCAGGCGCAGCTCCGCCATGCGCCCCTGGGCCGCCAGCAGGGCGATGGAGCGGTCGCGCAGCAGGCCATCGGCCTGGGTCATCTGCCCAGCGGCACGCACCGCCGCCGACATGGCCACGGCGACGATGGCCAGCGCCACCAGCACTTCGATCAGGGTGAAACCGGACGCTTGTCGGTGCATCGCGTGGGCCTTGCGCATGGCGGGGGTCACAGGGCAGGGAAGAAGGCTCCAGCCTAGCGGCCGCGTCTGACGAAACGCTGACGGAAACACCGGAGAACGCGGCCGCCGTTCTCCGTGGCAGCGCGTCGCAGGCCCCATGGCGTGGGCATCGTGGCGCGGTGCTGGGGAAATCCTCCCGAGGATTTTCAATACCAGTGACATATGCGCTTGGAACAATCCGGGGCGAAAGGACAGGCCCGGCTCCCGGAGACGCGGCCCGATGCAAACCCAAGGAGTGTCGAGATGGATATCGCGCGGTTCAGCTCCCCGGTTCGCGGCCGGAATGGCCAGCAAGGTTTCACCCTTATCGAGATCATGGTGGTGGTGGTCATCCTCGGCATTCTCGCCGCCATGGTGGTGCCCAAGGTGCTCGACCGCCCCGACCAGGCCCGCGCCACCGCCGCGCGCCAGGACATCGGCGGGCTGATGCAGGCGCTCAAGCTCTATCGCCTCGACCAGGGCCGCTACCCCAGCCAGAACGAGGGTCTGAAGGTGCTGGTGGAACGCCCGGCGAATGCCACCTCGAGCAACTGGCGCTCCTACCTCGAACGCCTGCCCAACGACCCCTGGGGCCGCCCGTACAACTACCTCAACCCCGGCGCCAACGGCGAGGTGGACATCTTCTCCCTGGGCGCCGACGGCCAGCCCGAGGGCGAGGGCGTGAATGCCGATATCGGCTCCTGGCAGTTGTAGGCCGCGCCATGCATCCCCTGGCCAGCCAACGCGGCATGGCGGTGATCAGCGCCTTGCTGATCGCTGCCGTAGTGGCGGTGATCGCCGCCGGCATGATCGCCCGTCAGACGCGCATCACCCGCGCGGTGGAAAGCGAGAACCAGCGCCTGCAGGGCGCCTGGGCCGCGCGCGGCGCCCTGGAGTGGAGCCGCCAGCGGCTGTGGGAGGAGCGCCTGCGCGAACCCGCCACCCGGCTCGACCAGGCCTGGGCGCAGCCCTTGCGCAACCTCAGCCTGGGTGAGGGGACTGCCTTCGAGGGCGCGATTCTCGACGAGCAGGGCCGCTTCAACCTGCGCAACCTGGTGCGTGACGAGCAGCTCGACCCCCTGGAGATGGCCACCTTCGAGCGACTCTGCGCGCTGCTGGGGGTGCCCCAGGAGGCCGCCGCACGCATCGCCCGCCGGGTGATCGACGCCTATGCCTACCGCATCTACCCGCCCCGCAGCGAACCGGCCAACAACAGCGGCTTCGACAGCGGCCGGCTGACCTCACCGGAAGCGCAGAATCGCGCCTTCGAAGCCAAGCGCCCCATGCTGCGTCGCCTCGAAGACCTGGCCGACCTGCCTGGCGTGCCAGCCGATGCCCTGCAACGCCTGGCGCCCTTCGTCACGCTGCTGCCCATGCCCACCTGGGTCAACGGCAACACCGCCAGCGCCGAGGTGATCGCCGCGCGAGTACCCGGCCTTGGCCTGGAGCGCGCCCGTGCGCTGATCGCCGAGCGCGACCGCGGCCAGTGGTTCATCAACAGTGGCGACGTGCTCAACCGCCTACGCATGCCGGACATGACCACCGAACTGGTGCGCATCGGCATCACCAGCGAGTGGTTCCTGGTGCGCGGCCTGGCCTGTGCTGGTGAGCGTCGCAGCCCGGTGGAGGCGCTGTTGTTCCGTGCCGAGGAAAGCCAGCCGCGCATCGTCTGGTCGCGGGTGGGCGCATGAGCGCGCTGCTGCTGCGGATCGCCCTGCCAGCCCTGGACGGGCTGCGCCCCGAGGCCGAGGTGGAGTACGCCTGGCTGGACCGCCAGGGCAACCTGGATAACCAAGGCATTGCCAGCCTCGCCGAGCTGGGTCGCCAGGCCCGGGGCAAGGCCGTGGAACTGGTGCTGCACCCCGACGACAGCCTGCTGGCCAGCCTCGAACTGCCGCCGTTGCCCGCTGCGCGCCTGGGCGATGCCGTGCGTTGCGCAGCAGATGGCCTGGTGCTCGGCGGTTGCGAGGGGCTGCAACTGGTGCACGGCCCGCGTCAGGCCGATGGCCGGGTGCAGCTCGTCTGGCTGGAACGCGAGCGCCTGCAACGCCTGTTGCACGGCCTGCGGCAATGCGCGCTGGAGCCCCGTGGCCTCTATGGCGCACCGTTCTTCCTGGCGGCGGACAAGGGCACGGCCTGTGCGCAGCTGCGCGACGGCCAATTGTTGGTGCGCGACGGTGCACAGGGCGGCTGGGTGCATCCCCTGCCTGAAGATTGCCTGCCGCGCTTGCTGGAGAGCGGCGTGGCGCCGGACTGGCCCGGCGAAGTGCCCGAAGGCCTGCCGGGCGAGGCCGTGGCCGCCAGCCGCCGTTGGACCGGCGCGGTGCCCGCCTGCAACCTGCTGCTGGGGCTTGCGGGCCCGGCCCAGGGGCCGCGGCGCTGGGGTCGGGCCGTGGCCTGCTGCGCCCTGGCTGCTGCCGTGTGGACCCTCGGCCTCAACCTCCACGCCTCGCAGATGGCCAGCCAGGGCCTGGCGCTCAAGCAACAGATGTCGCAGCGGGTGAAGCAGGTCTTCCCGCAGTTGCCGGTGGTGCTCAACCCCTTGCAGCAAGCCCGCCAGCAGCGCGACGCGCGCCTGGCCGGTGGCACCCAGGACGGCCCCGGGCGCTTCGCCGCCATGGTGCAGCAGGCCGTTGGCGCCATGCCCTTCGCCCTGGGCGCCATCGAGTCCATCGATTACGACGGCGAGACCCTGCGCCTGACGCCCCGCGCCGGCGTGCGCAAGCCCCCGGCGGACCCCGCCTGGCAGGCGGCCCTGGCCCAGGCCGGGCTGCAAGCTGGCATCGGCGCCGATGGCTGGAGCCTGAAACGCCTGCCGGCGGATGCGCTGAAAAGCGAGGCCGGCCGTGATGAATGAACGCCTGCTGAAACTGCGGGGCACCTGGCGTGAGCAGACGGCCCAGGCCCGCCAGCGCTGGCAGCGGCTGGGCCCGCGTGACCGGCGCATCCTGCGCCTGGCTGCCCTGGTGCTGCCGCCGATGCTGCTGTGGTTCGCCCTGATCGAACCCTCCCTGGCGCGCATCGAGCATTGGCAGGCCGAGCTGCCGCGCCTGCGCGCCCAGGCGCACACCCTCGAAGCGGTACTTGCCGAGGTGCAGGGGCCCGCAGCCCTGGCACCCGGTGCATCCCTGGAAGCGCTGCTGCGCCAGGGGCTGGATGACAACGGTCTGGCCGGCCACTACCAGTTGCGCGCGGAAGGCCCGCACTGGCGATTGGAACTGCAAGGCGCCCCCGCGCAAGGGGTGATGGATTGGCTGCTGGGCGTGACCCCGGGCCTGCCGCTGGAGCTGCGCCAGGTGCAGCTGCGGCGCGACGGCGGGACACAGAGCGAACAGACGGACGCGCGGCTTTCCGGCGTCGTCGGCATGGAACAGGCGCCAGGCGCTAAGGAATCCTCATGAAGCGGTTCGATGGACAAGGGCTGCGGCGACCGCTGCGGCATGGGGTGGCGATTTCCCTCGCGGCGGTGCTCGCCGCCTGCAGCCAGTCCGGTGGCACGCCGCCGCCGGTGATCCCCGCCGAAAGCGAACTGGGCCGGCCCATGGCCCAGGTGGGGCAGGGCGATGCACTGGCGGAGCGCGAGCGCATCCAGGCCCAGGCGGAGCGCCAGCAACGGGCGGCCCAGGCCCAGCGTGCGCAACAGGCCGCCCATCGCACGGGCACGCCGCCGCGCCAGGCCCGCAGCGCCGGGCTGGGCGACCAGCCGGTGCAGCTGAATTTCGTCGAGGCGGACATCCCCGCGGTGCTGCGGGCGCTGTCCCGCGCCACCGGCCGGCAGTTCCTCGCCGATCCCCGGGTCAAGGGCCAGCTGACCCTGGTGTCCGAGGGCGAGGTGCCGGCCCATACCGCCTACGACATGCTCCTGGCGGCGCTGCGCATGCAGGGCTTCTCGGTGGTGGAAGTGGGTGGCGTCAGCCAGGTGGTGCCCGAGGCGGACGCCAAGCTGCTCGGTGGCCCGGTGAGCGACGCCGACCGCCCCGGCGGCAACGGCATGGTCACCCGCACCTACCGCCTGCAGTACGAGAACGCGGTGAACCTGATCCCGGTGCTGCGCCCCATCGTCTCGCCGAACAACCCGATCAACGCCTACCCGGGCAACAACACGGTCGTGGTCACCGACTACGCGGAGAACCTCGAACGGGTCGCGGCGATCATCGCCAACATCGACGTGCCCGGCTCCATCGACACCGATGTGGTGCCGGTGCAGAACGGCATCGCCACCGACATCGCCGCCATGGTCTCCGAGCTGATGGAGAGCCCGGGCAACGACGTTGCGCAGAAGGTCGCGGTGATCGGCGACCCGCGCTCCAACAGCATCATCCTGCGCACCGGCAGCCCGGAGCGCAGCGAGCTGGCCCGGCAGCTGATCGCCAAGCTCGACAGCGCCCAGGGCAACCCCAGCAACCTGCACGTGGTCTACCTGCGCAACGCCCAGGCCAACAAGCTGGCCCAGGCCCTGCGCGGCCTGCTCACCGGTGAGGGCGAGAGCGCCGGGCAGGGCGACGGCAGCCGTGCCCAGCTCAACGGCGGCAACCTGGGGGGCAGCACGCAGAGTGGCACCGGCAGCAGCGGTTCCAGCTCCGGCACCGCCACCAGCAGCAACGGGCAGAGCGGCAGCTCCGGCGGCTACGGGCAGTCGGGCGGCGGCCTGCTGTCGGCGGCCAAGGGGCAGGGCGGCCAGGAGGGCGCGGTGGCCTTCTCCGCCAACGGCGTCACCGTGCAGGCGGACACCACCACCAACACCCTGCTGATCTCCGCGCCCGACCCGCTGTACCGCAACCTGCGCGAAGTCATCGACCTGCTCGACCAGCGCCGCGCCCAAGTGGTGATCGAGAGCCTGATCGTCGAAGTCAGCGAAGACGACACCAGCGAGTTCGGCATCCAGTGGCAGGCCGGCAACCTGGCCGGCAACGGCTGGATCGGCGGCGCCAACCTCGGCGGCGCGGGCATCAACACCGGCGCCAAGAACAGCATCGACGCACTGCCGGGCGGCCTGAGCATCGGCAAGGTCTCCGGCGGCGTGGACATCCCCGGCATCGGCCGCGTGCTCGACCTCAAGGTCCTGGCCCGCGCCCTGAAGAGCAAGGGCGGCACCAACGTGCTGTCCACGCCCAACCTGCTGACCCTGGACAACGAGGCGGCGAGCATCTTCGTCGGCCAGACCATCCCCTTCGTCAGCGGCAACTACGTCACCAACGGCGGCGGTACCAGCAACAACCCGTTCCAGACCATCGAGCGCGAGGAGGTGGGCCTGCGCCTCAACGTGCGCCCGCAGATCTCCGAAGGCGGCACGGTGAAGCTGGACATCTACCAGGAGGTCAGCAGCGTCGACGAGCGCGCCGACAACGACGCCGGCACCGTGACCAACAAGCGCGCCATCGACACCAGCATCCTCCTCGACGACGGGCAGATCATGGTGCTCGGCGGCCTGCTGCAGGACAGCTTCATCCAGAGCAGCGAGGCGGTGCCCGGCCTCGGCAGCCTGCCCGGCATCGGCGCGCTGTTCCGCGGCGACCGCCGCTCGCGGACCAAGACCAACCTGATGGTGTTCCTGCGGCCCTACATCATCCGCGACGACAGCGTGGGGCGCAGCATCACCCTGAACCGCTACGACTTCATCCGCCGTGCCCAGGGCGCCATGCAGCCGGAGCACAAGTGGCCCCTCACCGACATGCAGGCGCCGCAACTGCCGCCGGCCGAGCAGGCCATGCCGCTGAACCCGGCCGCGCCGTTGCCGGCCCCGCAGCCCCGGCCCATGCGCGCCGTGCCGCTGCGCCCGGGCGAGCAGCCATGAGCGCGCTGCCCTACGCCTGGGCCCGCGCCCAGCGCCTGTTGCTGCAGGGCGAGGGGGAGGGCGCACGGCTGCTGGTGAGCCCGAGCACCCCCGGCTGGGCCATCGGCGAAGTGCGCCGTCGCCACGGCGCCACGCCCATCCAGCGGGTCACCGATGCCGAGCTGGAAACCCTGCTGGCCAGCGCCTACGCCGACACCGGCAGCGCCGCCGCGGTGGTCGGCGCCGCCGAGAGCGAGGTGGACCTGGATCGCCTGCTGCAGGACATGCCCGAGGTCACCGATCTGCTCGATACCGAGGACGGCGCGCCGGTGATCCGCATGATCAACGCCCTGCTGACCCAGGCCGCACGGGACGAGGCCAGCGACATCCATATCGAGCCCTTCGAGACCCACTCGGTGGTGCGCTACCGGGTGGACGGCGCGTTGCGTGACGTGGTCGCCCCGCGCAAGGCGTTGCACGCGGCGCTGGTGTCGCGGATCAAGATCATGGCGCAGTTGGACATCGCCGAAAAACGCCTGCCCCAGGACGGCCGCATCGCCCTGCGCGTGGCCGGCCGGCCCATCGACGTGCGCGTGTCCACCGTGCCCACCGGCCACGGCGAGCGGGTGGTGATGCGCCTGCTGGACAAGCAGGCCGGGCGCTTGCGCCTGGAAACCCTGGGCATGGCGCCGACGCTGCTGGAACAGCTCGACCGGCTGATCCGCCAGCCTCACGGCATCGTGCTCGTCACCGGGCCCACCGGCAGCGGCAAGACCACCACCCTCTACGCCGCCCTGGCGCGGCTGGACGCCGCCACCAGCAACATCCTCACGGTGGAAGACCCGGTGGAGTACGACCTGCCGGGCATCAGCCAGATCCAGGTCAACGCGCGCATCGACATGAGCTTCGCCCTGGCCCTGCGCGCCATCCTGCGCCAGGACCCGGACATCATCATGATCGGTGAGATCCGCGACCTGGAGACGGCGCAGATCGCCGTGCAGGCCTCGCTTACCGGGCACCTGGTGCTGGCCACGCTGCACACCAACGACGCGGTCTCGGCCGTCACCCGCCTCACCGACATGGGCGTGGAGCCCTTCCTGCTGGCGTCCAGCATGCTCGGCGTGCTCGCCCAGCGCCTGGTGCGCCGCCTGTGCAACCAGTGCCGCGAGCCTGACCCGGCCTTTCCCGGGCAGTGGCGCGCGGTGGGCTGTGCCGCCTGCAACAACACCGGCTACAGCGGCCGTACCGGCATCCATGAACTCTTCGTGATCGACGACGACATCCGCCGCCTGATCCACCAGGGCGAGGCCGAGCAAAGCCTGCGCGAGGCCGCCCGTGCCGCCGGCATGGCCAGCATGCGCGAGGACGGCGAGCGTTGGGTGCAGGGCGGCTTCACCACGCCCGAGGAAATCCTCCGCGTCACGAGGGACGCCTGATGAACCGCTACCGTTTCGAGGCCGCCGACGCCAGCGGCCGCATCGAGAGCGGCACCCTGGAGGCCGACAGCCCGCGCGGCGCCATGGGCCTGCTGCGCACCCGTGGCCTGACGCCCCTGGAGCTGGCCGAGGAGGAGGGCGGTGGCAGCGCTGCTGGCGGCCTGTTCGCGCCGCGGCTGTCCGATGGCGACCTGGCCTGGGCCACGCGCCAGCTGGCCAGCCTGCTGGCGGCGGGGCTGCCGCTGGAGTCGGCGCTGTCGGCCACCGTCGACCAGGCCGAGCGCCGCCATATCGCCGAGACCCTGGGCGCGGTGCGCACCGACGTGCGCAGCGGCATGCGCCTGGCCGAAGCCCTGGCGGCACGCCCGCGCGACTTCCCCGACATCTACCGCGCGCTGATCGCCGCCGGCGAGGAATCCGGCAACCTGGCCCAGGTGATGGAGCGCCTGGCCGATTACATCGAGGAGCGCAACAACCTGCGCGGCAAGATCCTCACCGCCTTCATCTACCCGGCGGTGGTGGGGCTGGTGTCCATCGGCATCGTCGTCTTCCTCCTCGGCTTCGTCGTGCCCCAGGTGGTCAGCGCCTTCTCCCAGGCACGCCAGGACCTGCCCGCGCTGACCCGGGTGATGCTCCAGGCCAGCGACTTCGTCCGTGCCTGGGGCGTGGTCTGCTTCGCCGGCATCGCCGGGGCCTTCTGGGGCTGGCGGATGTACCTGCGCGACGCCGCCGCGCGCCTGGCCTGGCACGCCCGGGTGCTGCGCCTGCCCCTGCTGGGGCGCTTCGTGCTGGGTGTGAACACCGCGCGCTTCGCCTCCACCCTGGCGATTCTCGGCAGCGCCGGCGTGCCGCTGCTGCGCGCCCTCGACGCCGCCCGCGAAACCCTGGCCAACGACCGCCTGGCCGCCTGCGTGGCCGACGCCACCCTCGCCGTGCGCGAGGGCATCAGCCTGGCCAGCGCGCTCAAGGCCGGCGGCGTGTTCCCGCCCATCCTCATCCACCTCATCGCCAGCGGCGAGAAGACCGGCTCCCTGCCGCCCATGCTCGACCGCGCCGCACAGACCCTGTCCCGCGACATCGAACGCCGCGCCATGGGCATGACCGCGCTGCTGGAGCCGCTGATGATCGTGGTCATGGGCGGCGTGGTGCTGACCATCGTCATGGCCGTGCTGTTGCCCATCATCGAGATCAACCAACTGGTGCAGTAGCGAGCTCTCCGTCGAATGGGCCCCCGCGTTCGCGAGGGTGACGAGGCGAGCAGGGAAGTTCCAGTGCACCGACATCCCCGCGTACGCGGGACCCACTGAACAAGGCGAGCCTCGTCCTGTACATCAGATAGTTCCCGCGCGCCGATGCCTGCTTCGGACGCTTCCCGAGCCCTTTGGGGGCTTTTCCCTATTCCCAGCCCATCGGGGTTTTCAGCCTACTGTCTTGCCCCGGATGCAGGCTCGCCATCTTGTACTCATGTGGTTGCGGACCTTGGCTGCATGCGGGGCATACCACCGCCAGCCTCACAGGCTTCTCGTACCTATGCCGTTAGGAGCGTGCCCCTTGTTCATTCTCGATCTCTATGACGCGATGAGGGATGAGTACCGTCGCTGGCGCGACGGACCTCCCGCGCCTTCCACCGTATCGGTGACCGCGGTGTCTCCCGCACCGACTCCGACGCCAGAACCGCCGCCGCCAAGCGACTTGCCGGCGGTGAAGAACTGGAGTCACCCCTTTGGCGATACCTCGTCCGTCTTCCAGCAGTTGGCCACGCTGGCCAAGGCACAGTCGGGCTACTTTCCGCTGGGGCGCAATGGCCTGTGGCATGGCGGGGTGCATTTCGATTCAGGCACGGCGGGCACGGCGGGCCCTCAAGGCCAGAGCTTCGTGCGTTGCCTGGCCGATGGTGAGGTGATCGCCTATCGCATTCCCGAGCAAACGCCTAAGACCACGTTCTTCCCGGCACCAGGCGTGATCATGAAGGCACCCTTCGCCACGGGCTTCGTGTTGGTCTGCCACCGTCTGGAGGCCCCGAAGATCGAAGGCGTCGCCGACACGCCCCCCAGCCTAATCTTCTACAGCCTGTACATGCACCTCGCGGACTGGGCGAGCTACCTGGCGGACCCTGACAAACCACGGCCAGCGTTCTGGCCGGAGTCGAACCAGTACCGGGTGAAGACGGATACAGACTTCAGTCCTGTCCGTGCTGGCGAAAGAGGCCTCAACCTCAGGCACGCTCCGACTCAGGGCAAGACCATCGGCTTTCTACCGCAAGGCACTGCCATCACCGTCAGCGGTGAAGGTGCCTATCGCAAAGTCGAGGGCATCAAGGGGCCGGTGAAACTGCAAAACCCAGACGGCACCTTGCAAGGCTATGTCGGCTTCAGCGCATTGCTGGACCTGGGCGGTGGAGCCTATCGGGTCAATACGACCCGTGATGCGCTGCGGGTGCGACCCACACCGGACACCTCCCGCGACAAGATCTTCGAATTGCCCAGCGGCACGGAAATCACCATCAGTGGAGAAGGCGACTTCCGCAAGCTGGAAAGCGTCGTCCAGTACGTGCATCTCGCTTCGCTGGAGGGTGAGCGCGTACCCGAACGGGGGAAGGTCGTGGTGCTGGACAGGCCCCGCCCGATCAAGGCCGGCGACCTTATCGGTCACCTCGGCCCCTACCAGGAGAGCAATGAGGAGGCCCCGCAGGAGCGATTGCACCTGGAAGTCTTCGCCTGTGAAAACGTGGAGGCCTTCTTCGCTCGAAGCCGCCAATGGGCAGACCAAATGCCCGAGAAAGCCAGAACCTGGCTGAAGCTGGAAAAGGGCACGACGGTCGTCGTCCACCAGCCAGGCCACAGCCACTCGGCTCCGCCGAACCTTGGCGACCCCCATGTTGCGAGCGGTGCGAAGCTGCTGATCCCGCGTACCGAACTGGACGGCCTGTCGGCAGATAGAAAGATCACCGTACCCGCCACTGAGACGTCCAAGGCCAGGAACTGGTATCGCCTGGATGACCTGTTGATCGACGCAGCGGGCAAGGACATCCCCATGGGGTGGATCTGCGATGAAATCGGTGTAACGCCCTGGGTCAACCCCTGGTCGTGGGACGGCTATGAAGTCATCTACAACGACGACCCGCCACAGAACGCCCTGGCCCACTTCCTGTTGAACATGGGCGATTACTTTGATGGCAAGGAAATGGAGCAGTGGAAGCCCCTGGCCGATGCATCAGACAAAGGACCGGTAAGAGAGCGGCTCTTCGAAATCATCGATGCAGATCGTGATGGGAAGATCACCACTGACGAGATTCAGAAGGCGCTCAAGGTTCCCGCCTACGCCCAGTCCATTTCTCAATTGGTCATTCACTACGAAAGTGAGTGGTTCTATCAACAACGGAAGTGGGATGCACTGGATAAGGTGCTGGGGCATACGGGATCGACACCTATCTTGAATTGGGTGGCGGAGAAGGAGCGGATAAGAGAGTTAGGGTGGTGGGGAGATATTGTGACTAGCGGAAAACTCCCAGCCTCTGGGACCGTTTCGTGTTTGCACCCTCTAATATTCGGTATTTCTCTAGCTTCCAGAGATCGAATTACAGTTGAGTTTTTGGAAGAAGTCACCGGAAAAATTGGGGACTGGTTTACGGGGGTGGGAGGTGGTGCGAATTTTGTTAACGCATTTCCTGAGAGATACCCGAATATTTATAAATTCAATAAATATGATTTTATAGATATTTTAAATGGTGCTCTTCGAAGATATGGAATAGAAACTCCTTACCAGCAAGCGCATTTTATTTCTCAGTGCTTTCATGAGTGTGCGCATTTTGAGACTGCGGTTGAGTTCGGGTCTGGAGAAAGATACAACCCTGGCAATCATCCCGATGCTGTTGAGAATGGTAATACAGAGCTGGGCGATGGTCCGAAATACAAGGGCAAAGGCCTGATTCAATTGACTTGGAAGAAAAACTATAAGTTGTACTCGGATTTTAAGGGCTTTGATTTCGTGTCTAATCCATATCTTCTTGCAGAGGATATGTATCTGGCAGTGGATGCTTCATGCTGGTTCTGGAGGAAAAATGGCGGTGTACATAAAAAATACGACGCCAAGGGAGATATAAATATTCTGATAGAAAATGAACCTCGGAACGTGAGGCTAGTAACTCTGGCGGTTAATGGTGGGGATAATGGGCTTGCGGAGAGGGAAAAAATATTTGGGAGAATAATAAGTGAGTGGGGGTTGGGATGAGATATCTTGAAGTTTTATTGATTTTTTTTGCTTTGATATGTTCTTCAGGTGCGGCTAATTCAGATAGTCAAATTCTGCTAGATGTAGAGTCTGTCAGTCCACTCACGCTATCTGTCATGCAGGCTGGGCGTAAAATGTCCGTGATAGTTCCTTTGGCTGTTGTAAAGGATACGGAGGATATATATACGTCGGTCACGCTGGATGACATTGATGGTGATGGTGTGGATGAAGTGGTGATGACTATTCCAGCGGGCGGAGGGGTTAATTCTTGTTCGAAGGTTTTTAGGTACGATCTGAAAGGTAATGCTCTGTCTGAGGTTGTGTTTTCCGAAGGGAGCATATGTAATTATCGTAAAGAGGATGGGTACTTGATCAGCTCATATAGAGGCGGGTCGGCATGGGTAGAGGATATATATAAATTTGAGAGGGGGGTATTCGGTCTGGCGTTTAAAGACGCGTGTATTGGTTGCGGGTATATATCTAGACGGGCGTTCGATTTTGATGGGGTGGTTTCTGATTATTTGGTGTCTGATAGTGAAGATTTTAAAGGTCGAACACCCATTGTTGGAACTGTTTTGTCCAGGCGTGCTTTTGTCTATTCCGAACCGTTTGTACAGCAGCTCTCAAAAAAATACCTAGTGCAGGATGATAAATATTTGGTTCGCAGCTTTTCAAAGAATACCTACGGGTCGTGGGTGAAAGTTCGTTATAAAGGAAAGGTGGTAACTGAAGGCTGGTTGCGCTGCAGTGATGTTGAATCGTGCGCATTCCATTAGATATGAGACTCTTTGGAGGTTTAGCTAAACTAGTTCTTGGGACGTAATTGATGAACGGAATCATTTGTCTAGGCGCCAATACCACTGGCGACGGTACGGTTATATCAGCGCTCTGCTGACATGAAATTTTTCGGAATAGCGGTGGCACGCGTTGGCGATGCAGTCACTTGTCTTTTCCCGGCCACGGTTCGACGGTGGTCGCTGAGGGATACCCAGTGTTCAAGGATCATGGCGTACCGGTTGCCTTTCATGGCCATCGTTGCGCCTGCTGCTGCGTACTTCTCACGCCATTGCCTGGAGCGACCGCGAGCTGAGTATGCCGGTCCAGTTTAATAAGGTTCCTGCAGCTCTGAAGGAGCCGTGTATGGCTGTAGGGGATTTTGTTGGTGGTGATAATAGAGCTGGGAGCAGTAGTACAAATTACTCT includes the following:
- the gspD gene encoding type II secretion system secretin GspD produces the protein MKRFDGQGLRRPLRHGVAISLAAVLAACSQSGGTPPPVIPAESELGRPMAQVGQGDALAERERIQAQAERQQRAAQAQRAQQAAHRTGTPPRQARSAGLGDQPVQLNFVEADIPAVLRALSRATGRQFLADPRVKGQLTLVSEGEVPAHTAYDMLLAALRMQGFSVVEVGGVSQVVPEADAKLLGGPVSDADRPGGNGMVTRTYRLQYENAVNLIPVLRPIVSPNNPINAYPGNNTVVVTDYAENLERVAAIIANIDVPGSIDTDVVPVQNGIATDIAAMVSELMESPGNDVAQKVAVIGDPRSNSIILRTGSPERSELARQLIAKLDSAQGNPSNLHVVYLRNAQANKLAQALRGLLTGEGESAGQGDGSRAQLNGGNLGGSTQSGTGSSGSSSGTATSSNGQSGSSGGYGQSGGGLLSAAKGQGGQEGAVAFSANGVTVQADTTTNTLLISAPDPLYRNLREVIDLLDQRRAQVVIESLIVEVSEDDTSEFGIQWQAGNLAGNGWIGGANLGGAGINTGAKNSIDALPGGLSIGKVSGGVDIPGIGRVLDLKVLARALKSKGGTNVLSTPNLLTLDNEAASIFVGQTIPFVSGNYVTNGGGTSNNPFQTIEREEVGLRLNVRPQISEGGTVKLDIYQEVSSVDERADNDAGTVTNKRAIDTSILLDDGQIMVLGGLLQDSFIQSSEAVPGLGSLPGIGALFRGDRRSRTKTNLMVFLRPYIIRDDSVGRSITLNRYDFIRRAQGAMQPEHKWPLTDMQAPQLPPAEQAMPLNPAAPLPAPQPRPMRAVPLRPGEQP
- the gspE gene encoding type II secretion system ATPase GspE, producing the protein MSALPYAWARAQRLLLQGEGEGARLLVSPSTPGWAIGEVRRRHGATPIQRVTDAELETLLASAYADTGSAAAVVGAAESEVDLDRLLQDMPEVTDLLDTEDGAPVIRMINALLTQAARDEASDIHIEPFETHSVVRYRVDGALRDVVAPRKALHAALVSRIKIMAQLDIAEKRLPQDGRIALRVAGRPIDVRVSTVPTGHGERVVMRLLDKQAGRLRLETLGMAPTLLEQLDRLIRQPHGIVLVTGPTGSGKTTTLYAALARLDAATSNILTVEDPVEYDLPGISQIQVNARIDMSFALALRAILRQDPDIIMIGEIRDLETAQIAVQASLTGHLVLATLHTNDAVSAVTRLTDMGVEPFLLASSMLGVLAQRLVRRLCNQCREPDPAFPGQWRAVGCAACNNTGYSGRTGIHELFVIDDDIRRLIHQGEAEQSLREAARAAGMASMREDGERWVQGGFTTPEEILRVTRDA
- the gspF gene encoding type II secretion system inner membrane protein GspF produces the protein MNRYRFEAADASGRIESGTLEADSPRGAMGLLRTRGLTPLELAEEEGGGSAAGGLFAPRLSDGDLAWATRQLASLLAAGLPLESALSATVDQAERRHIAETLGAVRTDVRSGMRLAEALAARPRDFPDIYRALIAAGEESGNLAQVMERLADYIEERNNLRGKILTAFIYPAVVGLVSIGIVVFLLGFVVPQVVSAFSQARQDLPALTRVMLQASDFVRAWGVVCFAGIAGAFWGWRMYLRDAAARLAWHARVLRLPLLGRFVLGVNTARFASTLAILGSAGVPLLRALDAARETLANDRLAACVADATLAVREGISLASALKAGGVFPPILIHLIASGEKTGSLPPMLDRAAQTLSRDIERRAMGMTALLEPLMIVVMGGVVLTIVMAVLLPIIEINQLVQ